A window from Montipora capricornis isolate CH-2021 chromosome 7, ASM3666992v2, whole genome shotgun sequence encodes these proteins:
- the LOC138055863 gene encoding uncharacterized protein, translating into MLPLQPLLQQQQLVIDILFVTPCLRNPKLVIANLNRPNVFFSKVFREGSDNEAYAKILQPIATSLLEQGTGYPLTLIYLPLPWCGRAYKLFEGILKEKQYDPEEGPLIPENRLFGKFHAPQTGKMKETILKELCSPDSKCRVVFATMALGMGVNISSVKGVIHIGPPRSVREYFQEAGCAGRDNKQSHAIRAGPYPVEANKKII; encoded by the coding sequence ATGCTCCCATTGCAGCCCTTACTGCAACAGCAACAACTGGTGATAGACATActatttgtaacaccttgtctGAGGAATCCCAAGCTGGTAATAGCAAATCTCAACCGTCCAAATGTCTTTTTTAGCAAAGTATTCAGAGAGGGAAGTGATAATGAAGCATATGCTAAAATTCTGCAACCCATTGCCACATCCCTTTTGGAACAGGGTACTGGTTATCCCTTAACATTAATTTATCTGCCTCTACCATGGTGTGGAAGGGCCTATAAACTTTTTGAAGGCATtcttaaagaaaaacaatatgACCCAGAAGAGGGACCTTTAATACCTGAAAATAGATTATTTGGGAAATTTCATGCTCCACAGACAGGAAAAATGAAAgagacaattttaaaggaactTTGTAGCCCAGATAGTAAATGCAGAGTTGTTTTTGCTACAATGGCTTTGGGAATGGGTGTTAACATTTCATCTGTAAAAGGGGTGATACACATTGGTCCGCCAAGATCAGTACGTGAATACTTCCAAGAAGCAGGTTGTGCAGGAAGAGACAATAAACAGTCTCATGCTATCCGGGCAGGCCCTTATCCAGTGgaggcaaacaaaaaaatcatttga